One Nocardia iowensis DNA window includes the following coding sequences:
- a CDS encoding MaoC family dehydratase: MSETTDGLRRVVQTGLWFEELETDVLYQHRPGRTMTETDNVLFSTLTMNPQGLHIDAAYSDAQEPFHQRLVNSLFTLGTMVGLAVAHLTQGTTVANLGFTEVNFPAPLFHGDTIYAETVVLNKRVSKSRPGTGIVTFRHTARNQHGTVVAVAVRNAMIRLRPESGQS; the protein is encoded by the coding sequence GTGAGTGAGACGACTGATGGCCTGCGCCGGGTAGTGCAGACCGGCCTGTGGTTCGAGGAACTCGAAACCGACGTGCTCTACCAGCACCGGCCCGGCCGCACCATGACCGAGACCGACAACGTCCTGTTCAGCACGCTGACCATGAATCCGCAGGGGCTGCACATCGACGCGGCCTACAGCGACGCCCAGGAGCCGTTCCATCAGCGCCTGGTCAACTCGCTGTTCACCCTGGGCACCATGGTCGGCCTCGCCGTGGCGCACCTGACCCAGGGCACCACCGTCGCCAATCTCGGCTTCACCGAGGTGAACTTCCCGGCGCCACTGTTCCACGGCGACACCATCTACGCCGAAACCGTCGTCCTGAACAAGCGCGTCTCCAAGAGCAGGCCCGGTACGGGCATCGTCACCTTCCGCCATACCGCCCGCAATCAGCACGGCACCGTCGTCGCGGTAGCCGTCCGCAACGCGATGATCCGCCTACGACCCGAATCCGGACAGTCATGA
- a CDS encoding HpcH/HpaI aldolase/citrate lyase family protein: MTWEMPGSAWLFCPADRPERYAKAAAAADVVILDLEDGVAAGDKVAARKALVETPLDPAATVVRINAAGTDDHALDLAALADTGYRCVMLPKCEAAEQITALAEYEVIALIESPLGALTAGRAVQAHNAIGVMWGAEDLVAGLGGNSSRHADGSYRDVARHVRSTTLLAAKAYGKFALDSVYLDIRDLDGLRAEALDAVAVGFDAKVAIHPNQVAVIRAAYTPSAAELDFARRVLGEVPKHRGVFAFEGRMVDAPVLRHAEQIVRRAERA; encoded by the coding sequence ATGACCTGGGAGATGCCGGGGTCGGCGTGGTTGTTCTGTCCCGCGGATCGGCCGGAACGCTATGCGAAGGCCGCCGCGGCCGCGGATGTGGTGATCCTCGATCTCGAGGACGGGGTTGCGGCCGGGGACAAGGTAGCGGCGCGCAAGGCACTCGTCGAGACGCCCCTGGATCCCGCGGCCACGGTGGTCCGGATCAACGCGGCAGGCACCGACGACCACGCCCTCGACTTGGCCGCACTGGCCGACACCGGATATCGGTGCGTCATGCTGCCGAAATGCGAAGCCGCCGAACAGATCACGGCGCTGGCCGAGTACGAGGTGATCGCGCTGATCGAGTCGCCGCTCGGTGCGCTCACGGCCGGCCGAGCGGTCCAGGCGCACAACGCGATCGGCGTGATGTGGGGTGCCGAGGATCTCGTCGCCGGGCTCGGCGGCAACTCCAGCAGGCACGCCGACGGCAGTTACCGCGATGTGGCGCGCCATGTGCGATCGACCACGCTGCTCGCGGCCAAGGCGTACGGCAAGTTCGCGCTCGACTCGGTGTATCTGGACATCCGTGATCTCGACGGTCTGCGCGCCGAAGCGCTGGACGCGGTCGCCGTCGGATTCGACGCGAAGGTCGCCATCCACCCCAACCAGGTGGCGGTCATTCGCGCCGCTTATACCCCCTCGGCGGCGGAGTTGGACTTTGCCCGCCGGGTACTCGGCGAAGTGCCGAAGCACCGTGGCGTGTTCGCCTTCGAGGGCCGCATGGTCGATGCCCCGGTGCTGCGGCATGCCGAGCAGATCGTGCGGCGCGCCGAGCGCGCCTGA